In Anomalospiza imberbis isolate Cuckoo-Finch-1a 21T00152 chromosome 10, ASM3175350v1, whole genome shotgun sequence, the DNA window CTAAAACAGtctcaaaatatttgtgttgCACATAACTTCTGACTTGAAAGTGATGGCTTGTGCTCTCTTGCTTCTGGGGTTGTTTCCATGCAACAAGTGCTTAGTTCGTGGGATGCACCTTATGGTGCTAGTCCTACACTTCTTTCTTGACAGCTAATTTTGGCTTTTTATGGAATGAACAAGTAGTTGCTACTTCAGGCTGCTCTTGTTTGTTATACAGCAGAGACAACTCTGGCTACAAGAACCAAATTTTAACGTGCAGGGCAAGAAGGCTGAACTTGGGTGGCTTTTTGTGCTTTGGATTCTTCAGTTAAACCCTGGCTGGTAGCAGAGGCAGTGGCGCTGTAAGTGTGAGCAGTGCGGTGTCGAGAGGTGTACCTGTGCCAGAGGTGCCTAACGGGAgagtctgtgtgtctgtgtgtccgtgtgtcccggTAACTCGGGTGCCCGAAGGGCCGGGCAgagtctgtgtgtctgtgtgtccgtgtgtccaggTAACTCGGGTGCCCGAAGGGCCGGGCAGagtccgtgtgtccgtgtgtccgggTAACTCGGGTGCCCGAAGGGCCGGGCAgagtctgtgtgtctgtgtgtccgtgtgtcccggTAACTCGGGTGCCCGAAGGGCCGGGCAGAgtctgtgtgtccgtgtgtccgtgtgtcccggTAACTCGGGTGCCCGAAGGCGCGGGCGGTAAGGGCCGGCGCGGGCTCGCGGCGCCTGGCGGCCGTCGGGCCCAACGGCCGCTCCCCTCAGGCCGGCGGGGACGggcggagcggcggggccggcctGGGGCTTCGCGGCCTCCACGGTGCGGGACGAGgcgcccccagggctgggggaaggagcGGTGCGGGCGAGGGGCTGTGCGGAGGCGGAGCGCGGCCGGGCGGGACCCCGAGCGCGGGCCCGGCGCTCACTGCCCGGGAGCAGTCGCAGGGCTCCGCCTGGCTCCGGGTCCAGCCGACTGCCGGCCCAAAGGCAATTTGTAAAGCCGGCCGTTGGCAGGGTGCGGCGCTCTCCGGGCTTAGAGGAGTTTTAAAAGATTGTCATCTGCCCGCTAACGGCAGTGGGGGTTTCTAAGAAAGAGATTTCTGTGTCACTCTCCTCTCTCACTGACCTCCCTCCACAAGCTTGCTCCGGGCTACTGACCGCCTCTGACTTGCTGCCACctggctctttttttttattttgaggaGTGGGAGGGATGTGTGTCCGTGGGTGGTGATGGGCAGTGACTGAAAAGTCACCTCATTTCTGTTACCAAACCTAAAACCAAATGTATTAATAACAGCTCACTTAAACCTTTCTCCTCTCCCCCTTCAGAACTGGCAGGTGTTCATCTTcataaaggaaagaaatactAGAAGTTCCAGCTAGAACTGTAGTGTTTGCTTCAAGATGCCCCGAAGGGAAAATACTCATCTGCGAGTCTCATCTTTCAAAACTGCCTGTGTTCTTTCAATCAAAGAAAAACGTTTTTTGAGAAAGATGACTTGTGAAGTTTGTGAACAAAGCTGTCTTCACAAGGATACTGAATGAAAGACATCATGCCTTACAAGGGACACTTATCTTGAAGGGTGACACTGTGCTCTTAAACGAAAACACAGGCACTGTAAAAACACTGATAAAATATAAGGACAAAAATAAGGATTATAAAAACTGCATCAGAATGTTTGTTAGTCCCAGAAGAGTcagaaaatgccattttttgcaGATATGTGCCACTTGCTTCATACTGTGTCTCATGATTTTTTGGGTACCGTTTGATAATCACATTGTGAGCCATATGAAGTCCTATTCCTACAGATACCTCATAAATAGCTACCATTTTGTGAATGACAGCCTCTCTATCAGCAGGGATAACCTGAACAGAGTATCAAGCTACCAGTACTTGATCAACCACAGAGAGAAATGTCAGCAGCAGGATGTCCTTCTCCTACTGTTTGTGAAGTCTTCTCCTGAAAACCGTCATCGAAGGGATGCAATTAGACAAACTTGGGGTAATGAGAAGTATGTTCGTTCTCAACTTAATGCCAACATTAAAACACTTTTTGCTTTAGGACGACCAACACACCATctgcagaaaacacagcagcaaagaGAACTTGAGCTCGAAGACCAGAAATACCAGGATTTGATTCAGCAAGACTTCTTGGATACTTTTCACAATCTTACTCTTAAATTGCTTTTGCAGTTTAGCTGGGTGAATGCCTACTGTCCTCATGCCAGGTTCATTATGTCTGCAGATGATGACATATTTATCCATATGCCAAATCTCATCGATTATCTCCAAAGTCTCACACAAATGGGTGCTCAAGATCTCTGGATTGGTCGTGTCCATCGCGGATCCCCTCCCGTAAGAGACAAGAGCAGCAAATACTACGTTCCATATGAAATGTACCAGTGGCCCTCTTACCCTGACtacacagcaggagctgcataTGTAATATCAAATGATGTAGCAGCTAAAGTATATGAGGCTTCATTGACTCTGAATACAAGTCTTTATATAGATGATGTTTTCATGGGTCTCTGTGCCAATAAAATGGGAATTGTACCACAACatcatgtatttttttctggggAAGGAAAGGCTCCATATCATCCCTGCATTTATAACAAGATGATGACATCTCATGGACACGTAGATGATCTTCGCCAGCTCTGGAAGCAGGCTACAGATCCCAAAGTTAAAAAGATTacttcagggatttggggtagAATGTACTGCAGACTAGTCAATATTGTGCTTCTCTGTAAACTGTACTATGtggacacatatccttgttcagCTGCGTTTTCTTAATACTTGAATATCTGCATTGAAGATCCACTGAGCCAAGACAGAGCAACAACATTTTAGGTGTTTATCCAAAATATATGTAAACATGGAAAGAGGTAAAATTTACACGTGAATACTTGGGgtgggcagagggagaggaagaaaagatggTCCCAGGGTCCCAGATTCTGTTCAGAGACTTATTGTAATAGCTCTCCTGTTGTACTTCAATTTTTTACATTGTAGCCTGTTTTTTTTTACACCTTTCAAGGGATGCAAGTCTGGATAAGTGAACTATGACGCACTTGACTTCTAGACTTTGAAAAGCTTGTTGAAAATATCTGTTTCTTTGAACTTGTCAGTAAGTCTTGATGGTTTTTATAAAAGCTATGTGAACTAAAGCATGTGGCAAAAAATCCCCCTCTTATACCAGAATGGAGTAGACCTTTCTAAGCATGAGGAAAGTGGAACTTCTGACTTGAATGAGGCTATCACAGTAGTTTAAGGTAGTGTAAACTCTCTACAAATATTCACCATTTCTTAGTGCTTCATACAAAGTCAGTCTGGATGTGCACAGCTGACAAATAGTTAGTGCTAGAAGTGAAGACCTGCTACAATTGTTTTGTCAAAGCTGCCTAAATCTTTGAAATAGGGAAACAGTGTCTGGATGCCCTCTAACTTGGTGGTTTTAAATAACAAAGGAACCCCCTTTAGAACCTGAAGCTATAAAAAACCAAGTACCACTTATGTGACTGGTTGGGCTaatatttctctgttttccGAAAACTGAATCAGTACATTTAAAAAGTCCAATCTTTAATAAGCAAATAAGTTAAATTTTCTTCTAATAATGCTTCTGTTTTCCAATATTCTAGAGGTGAAAAGCAAGCAAAAGTCCCCCGGAATGTTACTTAGAGCTAGTTAAAGacttaaaaaagcaaaatttcatGCTTGTACTAACAGAGAGGGAGGATATTTTCTGTACAAACTTTGACTTCGCATTGAAGGGATAGGGAGATGGTGATTCACACAAACTCAGTACACAAATCATAATGACTAAAATATTTCTCCTGAAGTCAAAATTGTCTTTAAAATTCCAGGGTTGTTTGTGTCCACAAACCCCTGTACCTTGAATAAATCTCAACGTTACTATCACTTGCAAAGGAACAAAATGCCTGTGCTTTGTAAGCCAAGACAGAGCTAAGTGATGTGCAAACTGCAGCCCTTATGAGTTGTCCTGTGGTGCCATAAAGGTACTGCAGAGAACCCGAGTTGTAGGCTGCCCGCAGTCCTTGCACAGCTCAGTCATGGTGCTTCCACAGACTCTCAGGACAGATATCTTAGTTGCTAATTGCCAAACCTGGGGCAGCTGTACAGGACTTGCTAGTTTGAAGCTGTGAGTAGTAAACTTGGTGTAACTAACTGCTACTGCTCttggagctgtgctgcaggttTTCTGGTTTGAATGGATAATGGCATCTGTCAGTGCAGACAGAATCCAGGAGAGAGCTTGCTGACTGTTCTCTAAGCTGTTCAGATGGAGGGTGGGTAGTTACTGGAACTAAGTGAAACATGCAACTTTGTATCATTGGTTTTACAGAAGGAAGATAAGATTCCTAACTGGTCCCAAATGTTGGGCATATAAAGAGCtcacaaagaaataatttaccAGCATCAGAATGACTGACAAGTGTCACAGCTATACTTCAGAAGGAACAAATCCAGTTCCTTTTCTTGCCTAAACAAATGGATAATAGTACTGGGGATGTGGATCTTTGTAACATGTTACATACAGAGAAAATGAATGCACATATAGAGAAAGTATTATTGTATATTGAAGGAAAGCTGCTTCATCAGATTTCTGACTTCTTGTGAGCCGTTTAAATCAACAAAGCTGCACAGCAAAACTGCACTGCTAGAAAAGCCACCCTGTTCACTGAAGGGAAAGAGGGTCTTCATATGCAGTATGCAACCAAAATGTGCTAGTAAGGCTATAGTCTTCCAGCATATCTACATGTTGGGATTTGTTTTCACTCATATATGCAAAagtaaagtaatttttaagtaGCTTTAACTAGCTAACATCTAAAACTGTGCTTAAATGTAGTTTCCATTATCTAAAAATCACTTTTGACCATTGAAATACTTTGTTTTACAGTTGGTTTGAGCTTTGTTTG includes these proteins:
- the B3GNT5 gene encoding lactosylceramide 1,3-N-acetyl-beta-D-glucosaminyltransferase encodes the protein MFVSPRRVRKCHFLQICATCFILCLMIFWVPFDNHIVSHMKSYSYRYLINSYHFVNDSLSISRDNLNRVSSYQYLINHREKCQQQDVLLLLFVKSSPENRHRRDAIRQTWGNEKYVRSQLNANIKTLFALGRPTHHLQKTQQQRELELEDQKYQDLIQQDFLDTFHNLTLKLLLQFSWVNAYCPHARFIMSADDDIFIHMPNLIDYLQSLTQMGAQDLWIGRVHRGSPPVRDKSSKYYVPYEMYQWPSYPDYTAGAAYVISNDVAAKVYEASLTLNTSLYIDDVFMGLCANKMGIVPQHHVFFSGEGKAPYHPCIYNKMMTSHGHVDDLRQLWKQATDPKVKKITSGIWGRMYCRLVNIVLLCKLYYVDTYPCSAAFS